In Gossypium hirsutum isolate 1008001.06 chromosome D06, Gossypium_hirsutum_v2.1, whole genome shotgun sequence, one genomic interval encodes:
- the LOC107901092 gene encoding threonine synthase 1, chloroplastic, which yields MASSCSLFHSSLSSKSKSKFPLPHHQNNTKFNRPPPTVISCTSSSTYDPCPSTTSSNSNSPSPLKSGRLADENIRDEARRHRFIANNTFSAKYVPFNAGPDSTESYSLDEIVYRSLSGGLLDVQHDIEALKKFDGAYWRELFDSRVGKTTWPYGSGVWSKKEWVLPEIDPNDIVSAFEGNSNLFWAERYGKQFLGMNDLWVKHCGISHTGSFKDLGMTVLVSQVNRLRKLKRPVVGVGCASTGDTSAALSAYCAAAGIPSIVFLPANKISIAQLIQPIANGSFVLSIDTDFDGCMKLIREVTSELPIYLANSLNSLRLEGQKTAAIEILQQFDWEVPDWVIVPGGNLGNIYAFYKGFKMCQELGLVDREPRLVCSQAANANPLYLCYKSGWIQFKAVKANTTFASAIQIGDPVSIDRAVYALKNSNGIVEEATEEELMDAMAQADSTGMFICPHTGVALSALIKLRNSGVIAAGDRTVVVSTAHGLKFSQSKVDYHSKKIPDMACRFANPPVQVKADFGSVMDVLKKYLGNKTPNH from the coding sequence ATGGCTTCCTCTTGTTCTCTCTTTCACTCTTCTCTCTCctccaaatccaaatccaaattccCATTGCCCCATCATCAAAACAACACCAAATTCAATCGCCCTCCCCCTACTGTTATCTCATGCACCTCCTCATCTACCTACGATCCCTGCCCTTCTACTACCTCCTCTAACAGTAACTCCCCTTCTCCACTAAAGAGCGGACGCCTTGCCGATGAGAACATCCGCGATGAGGCTCGTCGCCACCGCTTCATTGCCAACAACACCTTCTCCGCCAAGTACGTTCCCTTCAATGCTGGACCCGACTCCACCGAGTCGTACTCGCTCGACGAGATCGTATACCGGAGCCTTTCGGGCGGACTGCTCGACGTTCAACATGACATTGAGGCTTTGAAGAAGTTCGACGGCGCGTATTGGAGGGAGTTGTTCGATTCACGCGTGGGGAAAACCACGTGGCCGTACGGATCAGGAGTATGGTCCAAAAAGGAATGGGTTTTACCCGAGATAGACCCGAACGACATCGTTTCGGCTTTCGAAGGGAACTCCAATCTGTTCTGGGCCGAACGTTACGGGAAACAGTTCTTGGGGATGAACGATTTGTGGGTTAAACACTGTGGAATCAGCCACACCGGTAGTTTCAAGGATTTGGGAATGACCGTTTTGGTCAGCCAAGTTAACCGTCTGAGAAAACTGAAACGACCCGTCGTCGGAGTCGGCTGCGCATCCACCGGCGACACGTCGGCTGCCTTGTCCGCTTATTGCGCCGCCGCTGGGATCCCTTCCATTGTCTTTTTACCGGCAAATAAAATCTCCATTGCCCAATTAATTCAACCGATAGCGAATGGCTCTTTCGTTCTGAGCATCGACACCGATTTTGACGGTTGCATGAAGTTAATACGGGAAGTCACCTCAGAGTTACCGATTTACCTTGCCAATTCATTGAACAGTTTGAGACTGGAAGGGCAAAAAACGGCTGCCATTGAGATTTTACAGCAGTTTGATTGGGAAGTTCCAGATTGGGTTATTGTTCCCGGCGGTAATTTGGGGAACATTTATGCTTTCTACAAAGGGTTCAAAATGTGTCAAGAACTAGGGCTTGTTGATAGGGAACCTCGATTAGTTTGTTCCCAAGCCGCCAATGCTAATCCCCTTTATTTGTGTTATAAATCAGGGTGGATTCAGTTTAAGGCAGTCAAGGCAAATACTACATTTGCTTCAGCTATTCAAATTGGTGACCCTGTTTCTATAGATAGAGCTGTTTATGCTTTGAAAAACTCAAATGGGATTGTTGAAGAAGCGACGGAGGAAGAGTTAATGGATGCAATGGCGCAGGCAGATTCTACAGGGATGTTTATTTGCCCTCATACTGGAGTTGCATTGTCTGCCTTGATTAAGCTTAGGAATAGTGGGGTTATTGCAGCGGGGGATCGAACGGTTGTGGTTAGCACAGCTCATGGATTGAAGTTTTCGCAATCTAAGGTCGATTATCACTCAAAGAAGATCCCGGATATGGCCTGCCGGTTTGCTAATCCGCCAGTGCAAGTGAAGGCAGACTTTGGTTCTGTTATGGATGTGCTGAAGAAGTATTTGGGAAataaaactccaaatcactaa